One segment of Triticum aestivum cultivar Chinese Spring chromosome 2A, IWGSC CS RefSeq v2.1, whole genome shotgun sequence DNA contains the following:
- the LOC123191136 gene encoding PH, RCC1 and FYVE domains-containing protein 1 codes for MADPVVDIDKALIALKKGTQLLKYGRKGKPKFTPFRLSTDESTLIWVSSNQEKSLKLASVSRVLSGQRTLVFQRFLLPEKDHLSFSLIYKDGKRSLDLICKDKVETQVWFTCLSALVSPGKHRSQPQHTDEMRSSALSFDCGRESSLSSSSTFTTDSLENKLSSANSKDRSSGEYAYSERTDVSDMQVKSVSSSDIRVSVSSALSTSSHGSGGEDSESFGDVYVWGEVMCDTTSISGSDGNALSPGATTDILVPKPLESNVMLDVSYVACGVKHAALITRQTEVFTWGEECSGRLGHGAGTSIFQPRLLESLSTCNVEIMACGEFHTCAVTATGDLYTWGDGTHNAGLLGHGSTVSHWIPKRVSGPLEGLQVSTVSCGTWHTALITTSGLLYTFGDGTFGALGHGNRETISYPKEVESLKGLRTISVSCGVWHSAAVVEVIMTQSNASSGKLFTWGDGDKYRLGHGDRASKLKPTCVSSLIDYNFHKSACGHTLTIGLTTSGHMFTVGSSVYGQLGNPNNDGRYARLVEDKVGGGGVVEVACGSYHVAVLTNAGEVYTWGKGANGRLGHGDIADRKVPTLVEALRDRSVKRIACGSGFTAAICQHKWVSGMEQSQCSACRQPFGFTRKRHNCYHCGLVHCHSCSSKKALRAALSPNPGKPYRVCDSCHMKLSKVMDSGVSYSRNNIPRVPGDIKAERMDTKASRVASSTSSDMIKSLDVKAAKQAKRSDHSPQFPAILQMNDVPFIGSGDLHNAGFTVTNGYPNDPRYTSQFLRMPYLSSPSSLSSESLESFRDANELLKQEVQKLKEEVNSLRQQRELQDAELKKSEAKASEAAALAAEEASKSKAAKEVIKSLTAQVKEMAERLPAGDSDVKPPRVPYLPAGGVVSPEMGREGQKRYEPVSIHYSQTPTSVTSAWSNGLPPQAHQIGKPSDNTVAPHENMFENFNKSRDFPATHQRTNSAMSGYRPRSEDFDRRETERFQINLQDWNTRGSGSPNNQVESEWIEQFEPGVYLTLVTLHDGTKELKRVRFSRRRFAEHQAESWWSDNHEKVYDKYNLRRTDRISSVLTS; via the exons ATGGCAGATCCCGTCGTCGACATCGACAAG GCGCTTATCGCTTTAAAGAAAGGCACCCAGCTGCTTAAGTATGGTCGCAAAGGGAAGCCAAAGTTTACTCCCTTCAGACTGTCAACT GATGAATCGACTCTTATTTGGGTCTCAAGCAACCAAGAGAAAAGTTTAAAACTAGCTTCTGTGTCCAGAGTTCTCTCAGGACAAAGAACT CTGGTTTTCCAACGTTTTCTGCTCCCTGAGAAGGACCATTTATCCTTCTCTCTCATATATAAAGATGGCAAGCGATCACTCGATCTG ATCTGCAAGGATAAGGTTGAAACACAGGTGTGGTTTACATGCCTCAGTGCATTGGTATCTCCAGGCAAGCACAGATCCCAACCCCAACACACTGACGAAATGCGCAGTAGTGCCCTTTCTTTTGAT TGTGGCAGAGAAAGTAGCCTAAGCAGTAGCTCTACATTTACCACTGATTCCCTCGAGAACAAGTTGAGCTCAGCAAATTCCAAGGACCGTTCTTCTGGGGAATATGCATATTCAGAAAGGACAGATGTGTCAGATATGCAAGTGAAAAGTGTATCTTCATCAGACATTCGAGTCAGTGTCTCCAGTGCTCTCAGCACATCCAGCCATGGTTCTGGTGGCGAGGATTCTGAATCGTTCGGGGATGTTTATGTCTGGGGAGAAGTCATGTGTGACACCACTTCCATATCAGGGTCTGATGGAAATGCACTCTCCCCTGGTGCAACCACTGATATCCTTGTACCGAAGCCCCTAGAGTCAAATGTAATGCTTGATGTCAGTTATGTGGCTTGTGGTGTGAAGCATGCTGCACTTATCACAAGGCAGACAGAGGTATTTACATGGGGAGAAGAATGCAGTGGGCGGCTTGGTCACGGGGCTGGTACAAGCATTTTTCAACCACGTCTACTTGAGTCATTGTCAACCTGCAATGTTGAAATAATGGCCTGTGGTGAATTCCATACTTGCGCTGTTACAGCAACAGGTGACCTTTACACCTGGGGAGATGGTACCCACAATGCCGGACTCCTTGGTCATGGTAGCACTGTGAGTCACTGGATACCCAAAAGGGTTTCAGGTCCTCTGGAAGGCCTTCAGGTGTCGACTGTCTCTTGCGGAACATGGCATACTGCTTTGATAACCACTTCTGGACTGTTGTACACATTTGGCGATGGCACATTTGGAGCCCTAGGTCATGGGAATCGAGAAACTATCTCATATCCAAAGGAAGTGGAGTCTTTGAAGGGTTTGCGGACGATTTCTGTTTCATGTGGGGTGTGGCATAGTGCTGCTGTTGTTGAGGTTATCATGACACAGTCAAATGCTTCATCTGGAAAGCTATTTACATGGGGAGATGGAGACAAATATCGGCTTGGGCATGGTGACAGGGCTTCAAAACTCAAACCAACTTGTGTGTCTTCACTGATAGACTACAACTTCCATAAGTCGGCATGTGGCCATACTCTTACTATTGGGTTGACAACTTCAGGGCACATGTTTACCGTCGGGAGCTCTGTGTATGGACAGCTTGGCAATCCCAATAATGATGGAAGGTATGCACGCCTAGTTGAAGATAAGGTCGGCGGCGGTGGTGTTGTGGAGGTTGCTTGTGGATCTTATCATGTTGCAGTTTTGACAAATGCTGGTGAAGTTTACACATGGGGTAAGGGTGCAAATGGAAGACTGGGCCACGGCGATATTGCAGATCGCAAGGTACCTACACTTGTGGAGGCTTTAAGGGATAGGTCCGTAAAGCGCATTGCTTGTGGATCAGGCTTCACAGCTGCAATTTGTCAGCATAAATGGGTGTCAGGGATGGAGCAGTCTCAGTGCTCAGCATGCAGACAGCCATTCGGTTTCACTCGAAAGCGACACAACTGTTACCATTGTGGCCTGGTACACTGTCATTCATGCAGTTCAAAGAAGGCCCTAAGAGCGGCGTTGTCTCCTAATCCTGGAAAGCCATACCGTGTGTGCGATTCATGTCATATGAAGCTAAGTAAAGTCATGGATTCTGGTGTCAGCTATAGCAGGAACAATATACCTCGCGTACCAGGTGATATCAAGGCTGAGAGAATGGACACAAAGGCAAGCAGAGTTGCATCATCTACCAGTTCGGATATGATCAAGAGCTTGGACGTGAAGGCAGCAAAGCAGGCAAAAAGGTCTGATCATTCGCCGCAGTTCCCTGCAATTTTGCAGATGAATGACGTCCCGTTCATCGGATCAGGTGACCTGCACAATGCAGGTTTTACAGTAACAAACGGATACCCGAATGACCCCAGATATACGTCACAATTTTTAAGAATGCCGTACTTGAGTTCTCCGAGCTCGCTGTCTTCAGAAAGCCTTGAGAGTTTCAGAGATGCGAACGAACTTTTGAAGCAAGAGGTTCAAAAACTAAAAGAAGAG GTTAATAGCTTGAGACAGCAACGTGAACTGCAAGACGCCGAGTTGAAGAAGTCGGAGGCAAAAGCCAGTGAGGCCGCGGCCCTTGCTGCTGAAGAGGCGTCCAAATCGAAGGCCGCAAAAGAGGTTATAAAATCACTAACGGCGCAG GTAAAAGAAATGGCTGAGAGGCTTCCTGCAGGAGACTCTGACGTGAAGCCGCCACGGGTCCCGTATCTACCTGCTGGTGGTGTAGTTTCTCCTGAAATGGGGAGAGAAGGCCAGAAGAGATATGAGCCAGTATCCATTCATTATTCTCAGACACCGACTTCTGTCACGTCTGCTTGGTCTAACGGGCTCCCTCCCCAAGCCCATCAAATAGGTAAACCCAGCGACAACACGGTGGCTCCACATGAGAACATGTTTGAAAACTTCAACAAAAGCAGAGATTTTCCAGCCACGCACCAGAGGACGAACAGCGCGATGTCTGGGTATCGTCCGAGATCAGAGGATTTTGACCGGCGGGAAACGGAAAGGTTCCAGATAAACCTGCAAGACTGGAACACGAGAGGCTCCGGTTCACCCAATAATCAGGTCGAGTCCGAGTGGATAGAACAGTTTGAACCTGGGGTGTACCTGACACTGGTTACTCTTCATGATGGAACCAAAGAGCTGAAAAGGGTGCGGTTCAG CCGGAGAAGATTCGCGGAGCATCAAGCGGAGTCGTGGTGGAGCGACAACCATGAAAAGGTGTACGACAAGTACAACTTGCGGAGAACCGACCGGATCTCATCAGTGTTGACATCATAG